The proteins below come from a single Isoptericola dokdonensis DS-3 genomic window:
- the ribD gene encoding bifunctional diaminohydroxyphosphoribosylaminopyrimidine deaminase/5-amino-6-(5-phosphoribosylamino)uracil reductase RibD translates to MTSADVAASTLHPAERDAMARALTLAATDGLVLGSNPRVGCVLLDADGATLAEGFHRGAGTPHAEAVALTNARHAVGPDALRGATAVVTLEPCAHTGRTGPCAHALRDAGVGRVVYAQTDPHRVAAGGAQVLRDAGIDVVDAADLLDDDLASRVRDLNHAWTTAVTLGRPYVTWKVATSLDGRTAAADGTSRWITSAAARRDVHRLRAGVDTVLVGTGTLLADDPALTVRDAVGAQPLRAVMGLRDVPAGARLASPGPDGSRALHLRTRDPRAALAELWDHERRHVLLEGGRTLAAAFWRAGLVDEVVAYVAPVLLGAGPAAVADLGITTITGAARLDVTGVTLVAPDDADAPGDTTVRLALRPRKEQ, encoded by the coding sequence ATGACCTCCGCCGACGTGGCGGCCTCCACCCTCCACCCCGCCGAGCGGGACGCGATGGCGCGCGCTCTGACGCTCGCGGCCACCGACGGCCTCGTGCTGGGCAGCAACCCCCGGGTCGGGTGCGTGCTGCTCGACGCCGACGGCGCGACCCTCGCCGAGGGTTTCCACCGCGGCGCGGGCACCCCGCACGCCGAGGCCGTCGCGCTGACCAACGCGCGGCACGCCGTCGGTCCCGACGCCCTGCGCGGCGCCACCGCCGTCGTGACCCTCGAGCCGTGCGCCCACACCGGTCGCACCGGACCGTGCGCGCACGCGCTGCGGGACGCAGGCGTCGGGCGGGTCGTCTACGCACAGACCGACCCCCACCGGGTCGCCGCGGGCGGGGCCCAGGTGCTGCGCGACGCCGGGATCGACGTCGTCGACGCCGCCGACCTGCTCGACGACGACCTCGCGTCCAGGGTGCGGGACCTCAACCACGCGTGGACGACCGCCGTCACCCTCGGCCGGCCGTACGTCACCTGGAAGGTTGCGACCAGCCTCGACGGACGGACCGCCGCCGCCGACGGCACGTCCCGCTGGATCACCTCGGCCGCCGCCCGGCGCGACGTGCACCGGCTGCGTGCCGGCGTCGACACCGTGCTCGTCGGCACCGGGACCCTGCTCGCCGACGACCCCGCCCTCACCGTCCGCGACGCCGTCGGTGCCCAGCCGCTGCGCGCCGTCATGGGGCTGCGCGACGTGCCCGCCGGCGCGCGTCTCGCTTCCCCCGGCCCCGACGGCTCCCGCGCCCTGCACCTGCGCACCCGTGACCCCCGGGCCGCCCTCGCCGAGCTGTGGGACCACGAACGGCGCCACGTCCTGCTGGAGGGTGGCCGCACCCTCGCCGCCGCGTTCTGGCGGGCCGGGCTCGTCGACGAGGTCGTCGCCTACGTCGCGCCCGTCCTGCTCGGCGCCGGTCCGGCCGCCGTCGCCGACCTCGGCATCACCACCATCACCGGCGCCGCCCGGCTCGACGTCACCGGCGTGACCCTCGTCGCGCCCGACGACGCCGACGCGCCCGGCGACACCACCGTGCGGCTCGCCCTGCGGCCGCGGAAGGAGCAGTAG
- the der gene encoding ribosome biogenesis GTPase Der, translating to MTTPADGPDLTPADALDDDVTVSYADDEARERALRAGLEDFELDEADRALLDADWDDLDAEPAPQALPVLAVVGRPNVGKSTLVNRILGRREAVVEDTPGVTRDRVSYPAEWAGRDFTLVDTGGWEVDVAGIESKVAEQAEVAIALADAVVFVVDAQVGATASDERVVELLRRAGKPVVLCANKVDGPAGEADASYLWALGLGEPRAVSALHGRGLGDMLDAVLDVLPEHSAFGEVRPDGPRRVALVGRPNVGKSSLLNKIAGSERVVVDEIAGTTRDPVDELVQIKGIPYWFVDTAGIRRRVHQTSGADFYASLRTQAAIEKAEVAVVLVDASVPLTEQDTRVISQVVDAGRALVLAYNKWDLMDDDRRPYLEREIERDLVQITWAPRVNVSARTGWHTDKLVRALQTSLESWDTRIPTGRLNGFLGELVAAHPHPVRGGKQPRILFATQAATRPPRFVLFATGFLEAGYRRFIERRLREEFGFEGSPLQISVRVREKRRR from the coding sequence ATGACCACCCCCGCCGACGGCCCCGACCTCACGCCTGCCGACGCCCTGGACGACGACGTCACCGTGTCGTACGCCGACGACGAGGCCCGCGAGCGGGCGCTGCGCGCCGGCCTGGAGGACTTCGAGCTCGACGAGGCCGACCGTGCCCTGCTGGACGCCGACTGGGACGACCTCGACGCCGAGCCCGCGCCCCAGGCGCTTCCCGTGCTGGCCGTCGTCGGCCGCCCGAACGTCGGCAAGTCGACGCTCGTCAACCGCATCCTCGGCCGCCGCGAGGCCGTCGTCGAGGACACCCCGGGCGTGACGCGCGACCGCGTCAGCTACCCGGCCGAGTGGGCGGGCCGCGACTTCACGCTCGTCGACACCGGCGGCTGGGAGGTCGACGTCGCGGGCATCGAGTCGAAGGTGGCCGAGCAGGCCGAGGTCGCGATCGCGCTCGCCGACGCCGTGGTGTTCGTCGTGGACGCGCAGGTCGGCGCGACGGCGAGCGACGAGCGTGTCGTGGAGCTGCTGCGCCGCGCCGGCAAGCCGGTGGTGCTGTGCGCCAACAAGGTCGACGGTCCCGCGGGCGAGGCGGACGCTTCCTACCTGTGGGCCCTCGGCCTCGGGGAGCCGCGGGCGGTGTCCGCGCTGCACGGCCGCGGCCTGGGCGACATGCTCGACGCCGTCCTCGACGTCCTGCCGGAGCACTCCGCGTTCGGCGAGGTGCGTCCCGACGGTCCGCGGCGCGTGGCGCTGGTCGGGCGTCCCAACGTCGGCAAGTCGTCGCTGCTCAACAAGATCGCCGGGTCGGAGCGCGTCGTGGTCGACGAGATCGCGGGCACCACCCGCGACCCCGTGGACGAGCTGGTCCAGATCAAGGGCATCCCGTACTGGTTCGTGGACACCGCGGGCATCCGCCGACGGGTCCACCAGACGTCCGGCGCGGACTTCTACGCCTCGCTGCGCACGCAGGCCGCGATCGAGAAGGCGGAGGTCGCCGTCGTCCTGGTCGACGCGTCCGTGCCGCTCACCGAGCAGGACACCCGCGTCATCTCGCAGGTCGTCGACGCCGGTCGGGCGCTGGTGCTGGCCTACAACAAGTGGGACCTCATGGACGACGACCGTCGCCCGTACCTGGAGCGGGAGATCGAGCGTGACCTCGTGCAGATCACGTGGGCACCGCGCGTCAACGTCTCGGCCCGCACCGGCTGGCACACCGACAAGCTGGTGCGTGCCCTGCAGACGTCGCTGGAGTCGTGGGACACCCGCATCCCCACCGGCCGCCTCAACGGGTTCCTCGGCGAGCTGGTCGCGGCCCACCCGCACCCGGTGCGCGGCGGCAAGCAGCCCCGCATCCTGTTCGCCACGCAGGCGGCCACGCGTCCGCCGCGGTTCGTCCTCTTCGCGACGGGCTTCCTCGAGGCGGGCTACCGGCGCTTCATCGAGCGCCGCCTGCGCGAGGAGTTCGGCTTCGAGGGCTCGCCGCTGCAGATCAGCGTGCGCGTCCGGGAGAAGCGCCGCCGCTGA
- the cmk gene encoding (d)CMP kinase, whose product MRAPVVTIAVDGPSGSGKSSVSRAVATRLGLAYLDTGAMYRAATLWCVRSGVALDDAGAVATAVVAMPLEMGVDPAAPTVCLDGDDVAEAIRTTEVSSVVSQVATNLDVRAELRRRQRAVIEAEATGGFSGGRGVVAEGRDITTVVAPDADARVLLTASEEARLRRRSLEVHGAADADAVEATKDQVLRRDRDDATVSQFLVAADGVATVDSSDLDLDQTVEAVLAVVAHVTA is encoded by the coding sequence ATGCGAGCACCTGTGGTCACCATCGCCGTCGACGGCCCCTCCGGGTCCGGCAAGTCCAGCGTCTCCCGGGCCGTCGCGACCCGGCTGGGCCTGGCCTACCTCGACACCGGGGCCATGTACCGGGCCGCCACGCTGTGGTGCGTGCGTTCCGGCGTGGCGCTGGACGACGCGGGCGCGGTCGCCACGGCGGTCGTCGCGATGCCGCTGGAGATGGGTGTCGACCCTGCCGCGCCGACGGTCTGCCTGGACGGCGACGACGTCGCCGAGGCGATCCGCACCACCGAGGTGTCCTCGGTCGTGTCGCAGGTCGCGACCAACCTCGACGTGCGCGCCGAGCTGCGCCGCCGGCAGCGGGCCGTCATCGAGGCGGAGGCCACCGGCGGGTTCTCCGGCGGGCGCGGCGTGGTCGCCGAGGGCCGCGACATCACCACCGTCGTCGCCCCCGACGCCGACGCCCGCGTGCTGCTCACCGCCAGCGAGGAGGCGCGCCTGCGCCGCCGTTCGCTGGAGGTGCACGGCGCCGCCGACGCCGACGCCGTCGAGGCCACGAAGGACCAGGTGCTGCGCCGGGACCGCGACGACGCCACGGTGAGCCAGTTCCTCGTGGCGGCCGACGGTGTCGCCACGGTCGACTCCAGCGACCTGGACCTCGACCAGACGGTCGAGGCCGTCCTCGCGGTCGTCGCGCACGTCACCGCCTGA
- a CDS encoding pseudouridine synthase: MPTSRRGGSRRPQRQQPPATPQIDVHDPDGIRLQKVLAQAGLGSRRACEELIAAARVEVDGQIVTELGVRVDPTKAVVRVDGMRVQLDPTKITLAVNKPIGMVSTMSDPDGRPTLTDLVADRSERLFHVGRLDADSEGLLLLTNDGELGNRLAHPRYEIAKTYRVQIEGPEFYPRVGKQLTDGVELEDGVARMDSVRVVDAVPGRTMLEVVLHSGRNRVVRRMLEEVGYPVTRLVRTRIGPIALGDLKSGRTRVLGRTELGTLMRAVDL; the protein is encoded by the coding sequence ATGCCCACGTCACGCCGCGGCGGGAGCCGCCGCCCCCAGCGCCAGCAGCCCCCCGCCACCCCGCAGATCGACGTCCACGACCCCGACGGGATCCGGTTGCAGAAGGTGCTCGCCCAGGCGGGCCTCGGGTCGCGGCGCGCCTGCGAGGAGCTCATCGCGGCCGCCCGCGTGGAGGTGGACGGCCAGATCGTCACCGAGCTGGGCGTGCGCGTCGACCCCACGAAGGCCGTGGTGCGCGTCGACGGCATGCGGGTCCAGCTCGACCCGACCAAGATCACCCTGGCCGTGAACAAGCCCATCGGCATGGTCTCGACCATGTCGGACCCCGACGGTCGCCCCACGCTGACCGACCTGGTCGCCGACCGCTCCGAGCGGCTGTTCCACGTCGGCCGGCTCGACGCCGACTCCGAGGGCCTGCTGCTGCTCACCAACGACGGCGAGCTCGGCAACCGCCTGGCCCACCCGCGCTACGAGATCGCCAAGACGTACCGCGTGCAGATCGAGGGCCCGGAGTTCTACCCGCGCGTCGGCAAGCAGCTCACCGACGGCGTCGAGCTCGAGGACGGCGTCGCCCGCATGGACTCGGTGCGCGTCGTCGACGCGGTGCCGGGGCGCACCATGCTGGAGGTCGTGCTGCACTCGGGCCGCAACCGCGTCGTGCGCCGCATGCTCGAGGAGGTCGGCTACCCGGTCACCCGCCTGGTGCGCACCCGGATCGGCCCGATCGCCCTGGGCGACCTCAAGTCCGGGCGCACCCGCGTCCTCGGCCGCACGGAGCTCGGCACGCTGATGCGCGCCGTCGACCTCTGA
- the scpB gene encoding SMC-Scp complex subunit ScpB: MSRQSAPEVRESVAPEDDSTAASARSARSAAEVPDVDVDDLPGGLAAALEAILMVAEAPVALPRLAAAVQRPAPVVADVLAALAAEYRGDEGARPRGFELREGAEGWRFYSRPALADVVGRFVLEGQSSRLSQAALETLAVIAYRQPVTRGQVSAVRGVNVDGVVRTLLARGLVAETGQDPTSGASLFGTTGEFLDRMGWTSLDELPALAPHLPGVEAVGELDGLAVD; encoded by the coding sequence ATGAGCCGGCAGTCCGCACCGGAGGTCCGGGAGTCCGTGGCGCCCGAGGACGACTCGACCGCCGCGTCGGCCCGGTCCGCCCGGTCCGCCGCCGAGGTGCCCGACGTCGACGTCGACGACCTGCCCGGCGGCCTGGCGGCCGCCCTGGAGGCGATCCTCATGGTCGCCGAGGCTCCCGTGGCGCTGCCCCGGCTCGCCGCCGCCGTGCAGCGGCCCGCCCCCGTCGTCGCGGACGTCCTCGCCGCGCTCGCCGCCGAGTACCGCGGCGACGAGGGCGCCCGGCCCCGCGGTTTCGAGCTGCGCGAGGGCGCCGAGGGCTGGCGCTTCTACTCCCGCCCGGCGCTCGCGGACGTCGTCGGGCGGTTCGTGCTGGAGGGCCAGTCGTCGCGGTTGAGCCAGGCGGCCCTGGAGACCCTGGCGGTCATCGCGTACCGCCAGCCCGTCACCCGCGGCCAGGTGTCCGCGGTGCGCGGCGTCAACGTCGACGGCGTCGTGCGCACGCTGCTGGCCCGCGGGCTGGTGGCCGAGACGGGGCAGGACCCGACGTCCGGTGCGTCCCTGTTCGGCACGACCGGCGAGTTCCTCGACCGCATGGGCTGGACGTCGCTCGACGAGCTGCCCGCCCTCGCCCCGCACCTGCCCGGCGTGGAGGCGGTCGGCGAGCTGGACGGGCTCGCCGTCGACTGA
- a CDS encoding segregation and condensation protein A: MAASPDTAARAGAFQVHLDNFDGPFDLLLSLITARRLDVTELALAEVTDDFVAHIRASEQAAAAAADRGEEHPSWDLGTASEFLVVAATLLDLKAARLLPGLVEEDAEDLELLEARDLLFARLLQYRAYKEVSAVLAERLATEGRRVPRGVPLEPHLAAMLPDLVWTLDGARLAALAARALEPKPPPVVGLAHLHAPAVSVREQAEVVVAHLRRDQIATFRSLTAGAERLVVVARFLALLELFRAGQVAFDQVVPLGELTVRWTGDAGDEASDGGRSVELEAFEEFEGAVEGVA; the protein is encoded by the coding sequence GTGGCAGCATCGCCTGACACCGCGGCCCGGGCGGGTGCCTTCCAGGTCCACCTGGACAACTTCGACGGCCCCTTCGACCTGCTCCTGTCGCTCATCACGGCACGACGCCTCGACGTCACCGAGCTGGCGCTGGCGGAGGTGACGGACGACTTCGTCGCCCACATCCGCGCGTCGGAGCAGGCCGCCGCCGCGGCGGCGGACCGCGGCGAGGAGCACCCGTCGTGGGACCTGGGCACCGCCAGCGAGTTCCTCGTGGTCGCCGCGACCCTGCTCGACCTCAAGGCCGCCCGGCTGCTGCCCGGCCTCGTGGAGGAGGACGCCGAGGACCTCGAGCTGCTCGAGGCCCGCGACCTGCTGTTCGCCCGGCTGCTGCAGTACCGCGCGTACAAGGAGGTCTCGGCGGTGCTGGCCGAGCGGCTCGCCACCGAGGGGCGGCGCGTCCCGCGCGGCGTGCCCCTGGAGCCCCACCTCGCCGCGATGCTGCCCGACCTGGTCTGGACCCTCGACGGCGCACGCCTCGCCGCGCTCGCCGCCCGGGCCCTGGAACCCAAGCCGCCGCCCGTCGTCGGTCTCGCCCACCTGCACGCCCCGGCGGTCAGCGTGCGCGAGCAGGCCGAGGTCGTCGTGGCGCACCTGCGCCGCGACCAGATCGCCACGTTCCGGTCCCTCACCGCGGGAGCCGAGCGCCTCGTGGTCGTGGCCCGCTTCCTGGCGCTGCTGGAGCTGTTCCGCGCCGGGCAGGTCGCGTTCGACCAGGTCGTCCCGCTCGGTGAGCTCACCGTGCGCTGGACCGGCGACGCCGGTGACGAGGCGTCCGACGGCGGACGGTCCGTCGAGCTCGAGGCCTTCGAGGAGTTCGAGGGCGCCGTGGAGGGAGTCGCATGA
- a CDS encoding ParA family protein, whose translation MTQPATADTLPGIPGREATADGPATDVVGRTLPHYPVPPARSSHGPARIVAMCNQKGGVGKTTTTINLGAALAEYGRRVLLVDFDPQGAASVGVGVSPHELDLSVYNLVMDRGVDIGDVVRTTAIEGLDVVPANIDLSAAEVQLVGEVARESVLSRALRPALDDYDVILVDCQPSLGLLTVNALTAAHGVLIPLECEFFALRGVALLVETIDKVRDRLNPDLEVDGILPTMYDSRTLHSREVVARVHEAFGDRLLHTVIGRTVKFPDASVAAEPITAYAPTHAGAAAYRHLARELVGRGSIA comes from the coding sequence ATGACGCAACCGGCGACTGCCGACACGCTGCCCGGGATCCCCGGGCGCGAGGCCACGGCGGACGGGCCCGCGACGGATGTCGTGGGACGCACGCTGCCGCACTACCCGGTGCCCCCGGCGCGCAGCAGCCACGGGCCCGCGCGGATCGTGGCGATGTGCAACCAGAAGGGCGGGGTCGGCAAGACCACCACCACCATCAACCTGGGCGCCGCGCTCGCGGAGTACGGCCGCCGGGTGCTGCTCGTCGACTTCGACCCGCAGGGCGCCGCGTCCGTGGGCGTCGGTGTCAGCCCGCACGAGCTCGACCTCAGCGTCTACAACCTCGTCATGGACCGCGGCGTGGACATCGGCGACGTCGTGCGCACCACGGCGATCGAGGGCCTCGACGTCGTGCCCGCCAACATCGACCTGTCCGCGGCGGAGGTCCAGCTGGTGGGGGAGGTGGCCCGCGAGTCGGTGCTGTCCCGTGCCCTGCGTCCCGCGCTCGACGACTACGACGTCATCCTCGTCGACTGCCAGCCCTCGCTCGGCCTGCTCACCGTCAACGCGCTGACCGCCGCCCACGGCGTGCTCATCCCGCTGGAGTGCGAGTTCTTCGCGCTGCGCGGCGTGGCGCTGCTGGTGGAGACGATCGACAAGGTGCGCGACCGGCTCAACCCCGACCTCGAGGTCGACGGCATCCTGCCCACCATGTACGACTCGCGCACCCTGCACTCGCGCGAGGTGGTGGCCCGTGTGCACGAGGCTTTCGGCGACCGGCTGCTGCACACCGTCATCGGGCGGACCGTGAAGTTCCCCGACGCGTCCGTCGCCGCGGAGCCGATCACCGCGTACGCGCCCACGCACGCCGGCGCGGCCGCCTACCGGCACCTGGCCCGTGAGCTCGTGGGCCGTGGCAGCATCGCCTGA
- the xerD gene encoding site-specific tyrosine recombinase XerD, protein MSATTENASALDSALGDYLAHLRVERGLSANTTTAYRRDLARYTAYLTTLGRTDLGAVGPADVGEYVTALREGSDGGRALSAASAARALAAVRGLHRFAQAEGLAVDDPSARVTAPSQHRRLPHALSVDAVARLLEAASAGDTPAALRDRALLELLYSTGGRISEVVGLDVDDVTHEDAVVRLLGKGSKERIVPVGSYARDAVDAYRVRARPVLVADGAGRSTPALFLNSRGARLSRQSAWAVLQRSAERAGLAEHVSPHTLRHSFATHLLSGGADVRVVQELLGHASVTTTQIYTMVTPDALREVYAAAHPRAL, encoded by the coding sequence GTGAGCGCCACCACCGAGAACGCGTCCGCGCTGGACTCCGCGCTGGGCGACTACCTCGCCCACCTGCGCGTCGAGCGAGGGCTCTCGGCCAACACGACCACCGCGTACCGGCGCGACCTCGCCCGGTACACCGCGTACCTCACCACCCTCGGCCGCACCGACCTCGGGGCGGTCGGCCCCGCCGACGTCGGCGAGTACGTCACCGCCCTGCGCGAGGGGTCCGACGGGGGGCGGGCGCTCTCGGCGGCGTCGGCCGCGCGGGCGCTCGCGGCCGTGCGGGGGCTGCACCGCTTCGCCCAGGCGGAAGGCCTCGCCGTCGACGACCCGTCCGCGCGGGTGACGGCGCCCAGCCAGCACCGGCGGCTGCCGCACGCGCTGAGCGTGGACGCCGTGGCCCGGCTGCTCGAGGCGGCCTCGGCGGGCGACACGCCGGCGGCGCTGCGCGACCGTGCCCTGCTCGAGCTCCTGTACTCCACGGGGGGACGCATCAGCGAGGTCGTCGGCCTCGACGTCGACGACGTCACCCACGAGGACGCCGTCGTGCGGCTGCTCGGCAAAGGCAGCAAGGAGCGCATCGTGCCGGTCGGCTCGTACGCCCGCGACGCCGTCGACGCGTACCGCGTGCGCGCCCGGCCCGTGCTGGTCGCCGACGGCGCCGGCCGCAGCACCCCCGCGCTGTTCCTCAACTCCCGGGGTGCGCGGCTGTCCCGGCAGAGCGCGTGGGCGGTGCTGCAGCGCAGCGCGGAACGGGCCGGGCTCGCCGAGCACGTCTCCCCGCACACGCTGCGGCACTCGTTCGCCACCCACCTGCTGTCCGGCGGCGCCGACGTGCGCGTCGTGCAGGAGCTCCTCGGCCACGCCTCGGTGACGACCACGCAGATCTACACGATGGTCACGCCCGACGCGCTGCGCGAGGTCTACGCCGCCGCGCACCCGCGTGCGCTGTGA
- a CDS encoding heme o synthase, with product MSTPRSTTSTPSATTRAAVHRTDGSNRAGWRDRVGAYVALTKPRIIELLLVTTVPTMILAENGLPDLWLVVKTLIGGALAAGSANAFNCYLDRDIDSVMNRTKRRPLVTGEIRPRDALIFATALGAVSLVWFAWLVNPAAAWLTFGAIAIYVVGYTMILKRRTPQNIVWGGIAGCMPVFIGWAAVTGSLDWAAVALFGVIFFWTPPHYWPLSVKFKKDYAAAGVPMLPVVASDRRVAAEMLGHTIAMVACSLALVPLADMSWAYTAAAAGLGGWFLWLTVSMLRKAQGRTTKGPGAMKVFHASITYLTLLFVAVAVDVFLPF from the coding sequence GTGAGCACACCCCGCAGCACGACGTCCACCCCGTCGGCGACGACCCGCGCCGCCGTGCACCGCACCGACGGCTCGAACCGGGCCGGGTGGCGCGACCGCGTGGGCGCCTACGTGGCCCTGACCAAGCCCCGCATCATCGAGCTGCTCCTGGTCACCACGGTGCCCACGATGATCCTCGCGGAGAACGGGCTGCCCGACCTCTGGCTCGTCGTGAAGACGCTGATCGGCGGCGCGCTCGCCGCGGGCTCGGCCAACGCGTTCAACTGCTACCTCGACCGCGACATCGACTCGGTGATGAACCGCACCAAGCGGCGCCCGCTCGTCACCGGGGAGATCCGGCCGCGCGACGCGCTGATCTTCGCCACGGCGCTCGGGGCCGTCTCGCTCGTGTGGTTCGCGTGGCTGGTCAACCCGGCGGCGGCCTGGCTGACGTTCGGCGCCATCGCGATCTACGTCGTCGGCTACACGATGATCCTCAAGCGGCGCACGCCGCAGAACATCGTGTGGGGCGGCATCGCGGGCTGCATGCCCGTGTTCATCGGGTGGGCGGCGGTCACCGGTTCCCTCGACTGGGCCGCGGTCGCGCTGTTCGGCGTCATCTTCTTCTGGACGCCGCCGCACTACTGGCCGCTGTCGGTGAAGTTCAAGAAGGACTACGCCGCCGCCGGGGTGCCGATGCTCCCCGTGGTCGCCTCCGACCGGCGCGTGGCCGCCGAGATGCTGGGTCACACCATCGCGATGGTGGCCTGCTCGCTCGCACTGGTGCCGCTCGCCGACATGTCGTGGGCCTACACCGCCGCCGCCGCCGGACTGGGTGGCTGGTTCCTCTGGCTCACCGTCTCGATGCTGCGCAAGGCGCAGGGCCGCACCACCAAGGGCCCGGGTGCGATGAAGGTGTTCCACGCCTCCATCACCTACCTGACGCTGCTGTTCGTCGCCGTCGCCGTCGACGTCTTCCTCCCGTTCTGA
- the tkt gene encoding transketolase: protein MNAFDPALTPLEWNDLDTRAVSSIKALAADAVEKVGNGHPGTAISLAPAAYLLFQKTMRHDPADPHWVGRDRFVLSAGHSSLTLYLQLFLAGYGMEMDDIAALRTWGSQTPGHPEFRHTRGVEITTGPLGQGLASAVGMAFAARRERGLLDPDAAPGTSPFDHHVYVIASDGDLQEGVTSEASSLAGHQQLGNLVVIWDDNKISIEDDTDIAFTEDVLARYAAYGWHTQRVDWTGGGTGYAEDVEGLAAALDAARAETGKPSIIALRTIIGWPSPTKQNTGGIHGSAMGADEVAGLKTALGLDPEATFAIDDEVLAHTRAVAQHQSAQREAWDTAFAAWKTASPAGAALLERLTARELPEGWADSLPAFEASAKGVATRAASGKVLSALADVLPELWGGSADLAGSNNTTMDGAESFVPVEHATKKFPGNPFGRTLHFGIREHAMGSILNGIVLHGLTRPYGGTFLQFSDYMRASVRLAALMEIPSTFVWTHDSIGLGEDGPTHQPVEHLAALRAIPGLDVVRPADANETAWAWRGILENTSNPAGIILTRQNVPTFPRGTDGFAGAEGTLRGGYTLLDTDGTPDVVLVGTGSEVQLAVEARDLLAAEGVAARVVSLPSREWFDKQDAAYRESVLPPSVKARVSVEAGIAQGWRDIVGDAGRTVSLEHYGASADYQTLYREFGITAEAVAAAARESIAAARGGDTPGGPAAPTEGGAGDLA, encoded by the coding sequence GTGAACGCGTTCGACCCCGCACTGACGCCCCTCGAGTGGAACGACCTCGACACGCGCGCGGTCAGCTCCATCAAGGCGCTGGCCGCCGACGCCGTGGAGAAGGTCGGCAACGGCCACCCCGGTACCGCCATCTCGCTCGCCCCCGCGGCGTACCTGCTGTTCCAGAAGACGATGCGGCACGACCCGGCGGACCCGCACTGGGTCGGGCGCGACCGCTTCGTGCTGTCCGCCGGCCACTCGTCCCTCACCCTGTACCTGCAGCTGTTCCTCGCGGGCTACGGCATGGAGATGGACGACATCGCCGCGCTGCGCACCTGGGGCTCGCAGACCCCCGGTCACCCCGAGTTCCGGCACACCCGGGGCGTCGAGATCACGACCGGCCCGCTCGGCCAGGGTCTCGCCAGCGCCGTCGGCATGGCCTTCGCTGCGCGCCGCGAGCGGGGTCTGCTCGACCCCGACGCCGCGCCCGGCACCTCGCCGTTCGACCACCACGTGTACGTCATCGCCTCCGACGGCGACCTGCAGGAGGGCGTCACGTCCGAGGCGTCGTCGCTCGCGGGTCACCAGCAGCTCGGGAACCTCGTCGTGATCTGGGACGACAACAAGATCTCGATCGAGGACGACACCGACATCGCCTTCACCGAGGACGTCCTGGCCCGCTACGCGGCCTACGGCTGGCACACCCAGCGCGTCGACTGGACCGGCGGCGGCACCGGCTACGCCGAGGACGTCGAGGGCCTGGCCGCCGCGCTGGACGCGGCCCGTGCCGAGACCGGCAAGCCGTCGATCATCGCCCTGCGGACCATCATCGGCTGGCCGTCGCCCACCAAGCAGAACACCGGCGGCATCCACGGCTCCGCCATGGGTGCGGACGAGGTCGCCGGCCTCAAGACGGCCCTCGGGCTCGACCCGGAGGCGACCTTCGCGATCGACGACGAGGTCCTGGCCCACACCCGCGCCGTCGCGCAGCACCAGTCCGCGCAGCGCGAGGCCTGGGACACCGCCTTCGCGGCGTGGAAGACCGCCTCCCCCGCGGGCGCCGCCCTGCTGGAGCGCCTGACGGCCCGCGAGCTGCCCGAGGGCTGGGCCGACTCCCTGCCCGCGTTCGAGGCCTCGGCCAAGGGTGTCGCCACCCGCGCGGCGTCCGGCAAGGTGCTGTCCGCCCTCGCCGACGTCCTGCCCGAGCTGTGGGGCGGGTCCGCCGACCTCGCCGGCTCGAACAACACCACGATGGACGGCGCCGAGTCGTTCGTCCCGGTCGAGCACGCCACGAAGAAGTTCCCGGGCAACCCGTTCGGCCGCACCCTGCACTTCGGGATCCGCGAGCACGCGATGGGCTCGATCCTCAACGGCATCGTCCTGCACGGGCTGACCCGCCCCTACGGCGGCACGTTCCTGCAGTTCTCCGACTACATGCGCGCGTCGGTGCGTCTCGCCGCGCTCATGGAGATCCCCTCGACGTTCGTGTGGACCCACGACTCGATCGGCCTCGGCGAGGACGGCCCCACCCACCAGCCGGTGGAGCACCTCGCCGCGCTGCGCGCCATCCCCGGCCTCGACGTCGTGCGCCCCGCGGACGCCAACGAGACCGCCTGGGCCTGGCGCGGGATCCTCGAGAACACGTCGAACCCGGCCGGCATCATCCTCACGCGCCAGAACGTCCCGACGTTCCCGCGCGGGACCGACGGCTTCGCCGGCGCCGAGGGCACCCTCCGCGGCGGCTACACCCTCCTGGACACGGACGGCACCCCCGACGTCGTCCTCGTCGGCACCGGCTCCGAGGTGCAGCTCGCCGTCGAGGCGCGCGACCTGCTCGCCGCCGAGGGCGTCGCGGCGCGCGTCGTGTCGCTGCCGAGCCGGGAGTGGTTCGACAAGCAGGACGCCGCCTACCGCGAGTCCGTGCTGCCGCCGTCGGTCAAGGCCCGCGTCTCGGTCGAGGCGGGCATCGCCCAGGGCTGGCGGGACATCGTCGGCGACGCCGGGCGCACCGTGTCGCTCGAGCACTACGGCGCCTCGGCCGACTACCAGACGCTGTACCGCGAGTTCGGCATCACCGCCGAGGCCGTCGCGGCCGCCGCGCGGGAGTCGATCGCCGCCGCCCGCGGCGGCGACACCCCGGGCGGTCCCGCCGCCCCGACCGAGGGTGGCGCAGGCGACCTCGCCTGA